In Acidobacteriota bacterium, the following proteins share a genomic window:
- a CDS encoding carboxypeptidase-like regulatory domain-containing protein codes for MAVPTSAQDFRGRINGTVTDNTGAILPGVTVTATSPSMIQPQVQVTGGDGSFRFLALPPGTYEINFELAGFQNVKRDGVRVVINQTL; via the coding sequence ATGGCAGTTCCCACTTCCGCACAGGATTTTCGAGGCCGAATTAACGGCACGGTCACCGACAACACCGGCGCAATTCTGCCCGGCGTGACGGTGACGGCGACGAGCCCGTCGATGATTCAGCCGCAGGTGCAGGTCACCGGCGGCGATGGTTCGTTCCGGTTCCTCGCCCTGCCTCCGGGCACCTACGAGATCAACTTCGAGCTCGCCGGCTTCCAGAATGTGAAGCGCGACGGCGTCCGCGTGGTCATCAACCAGACCCTG